In Arthrobacter ramosus, one DNA window encodes the following:
- a CDS encoding alpha/beta hydrolase: MEFLYNLSLVDGPFYWTILGAGIAGSAFLLLRRDRRWLLSIVLSLVVASGVVSFIHWLLVNVLTVFPEDLPFDVLVWSTLAFFALALFSFRLPGSSWRGRSAAGVSFVAVLLLSALQINSYFGLNHTAADLFGHNVGRIPQLEEGFKRGFSRTLPVSLPDGGFVRRASIPGIESGFKAQDAFVYLPPAYQAADRSQLPVLVLFAGQPGRPADWLTGGRLEPAMNTFAARHGGMAPVVVVVDPNGSDTANTMCMDSRIARADTYLAIDVPRWINSTLEVSADPRKWAVGGFSFGATCAVQMTTLHPEIYPSFIAFSGEREPSLGPDRQRTIQTAFGGDSAAFDALTPLNLMRQRNYDGHAGFFAVGAADGEFVRYASELAATARTSGFDIRHASVSGAGHSWAVAVQELPSAMEFLAPRWGLVQ; the protein is encoded by the coding sequence GTGGAATTCCTGTACAACCTGAGCCTTGTTGATGGTCCGTTCTATTGGACCATCCTTGGCGCTGGAATTGCCGGGAGCGCATTCCTCCTCCTGCGACGAGACAGGCGCTGGCTGCTTTCCATAGTTTTGTCGCTTGTCGTCGCAAGTGGAGTTGTCTCGTTCATCCATTGGCTGCTTGTCAACGTCCTTACCGTGTTCCCGGAGGATCTCCCCTTCGATGTCCTTGTTTGGTCGACGCTTGCCTTCTTCGCTTTGGCCCTCTTCTCTTTTCGGCTCCCCGGATCCTCGTGGCGCGGCAGGAGCGCCGCAGGGGTCTCGTTCGTCGCCGTGCTGCTCCTCTCCGCTCTTCAGATCAACAGCTACTTCGGGCTCAACCACACGGCGGCTGATCTCTTCGGCCACAACGTGGGACGGATCCCCCAGCTTGAGGAAGGGTTCAAAAGGGGTTTTTCACGGACCCTGCCGGTGTCACTGCCTGACGGGGGATTCGTCCGCAGGGCATCGATTCCCGGAATCGAATCCGGCTTCAAGGCCCAGGACGCTTTCGTTTACCTGCCGCCGGCCTATCAAGCCGCTGATCGCAGCCAACTACCCGTGCTGGTCCTGTTTGCCGGCCAGCCCGGACGTCCCGCCGATTGGCTGACCGGCGGCCGCCTTGAACCGGCCATGAACACCTTCGCCGCCCGGCACGGAGGCATGGCGCCCGTCGTTGTGGTGGTCGATCCAAACGGGTCCGATACCGCAAACACCATGTGCATGGATAGCCGGATCGCACGTGCCGACACCTACCTCGCGATCGATGTTCCGCGCTGGATCAACTCGACGCTCGAGGTTTCCGCCGACCCAAGGAAGTGGGCGGTCGGCGGGTTCTCCTTCGGTGCAACCTGTGCCGTGCAGATGACGACGCTGCACCCCGAAATCTACCCTTCCTTTATCGCCTTCTCGGGAGAGCGGGAGCCTTCGCTTGGCCCCGATCGCCAGCGGACCATCCAGACCGCATTTGGCGGGGACTCTGCCGCTTTCGACGCCCTCACGCCGTTGAACCTGATGAGACAGCGAAACTATGATGGCCATGCAGGCTTCTTCGCCGTCGGGGCCGCAGACGGCGAATTCGTCCGTTACGCCAGCGAGCTGGCGGCAACCGCCCGCACTTCCGGGTTCGATATCAGGCACGCTTCGGTTTCCGGAGCCGGCCATTCGTGGGCCGTGGCCGTGCAAGAGCTTCCTTCCGCGATGGAATTCCTGGCCCCTCGGTGGGGACTCGTCCAATGA
- the atpD gene encoding F0F1 ATP synthase subunit beta, which yields MTATATEHVAATAGATGRIARVIGPVVDVEFPADAIPSIYHALTTEITLNGETKTITFETSQHLGDNLVRAIALQATDGLVRGTSVQDTGAPISVPVGDGVKGHIFNVLGKPLDVDESEIHADAYWPIHRKAPAFASLEGSTEMLETGIKVIDLLTPYIKGGKIGLFGGAGVGKTVLIQEMITRVARNFGGTSVFAGVGERTREGNDLWVEMEEAGVLKDTALVFGQMDEPPGTRLRVALSALTMAEYFRDVQNQDVLLFIDNIFRFTQAGSEVSTLLGRMPSAVGYQPNLADEMGLLQERITSTKGHSITSMQAIYVPADDYTDPAPATTFAHLDATTELSREIASRGLYPAVDPLTSTSRILDPQYIGKDHYNTAVRVKQILQKNKELQDIIAILGVDELSEEDKIVVSRARRIQQFLSQNTYTAKQFTGVEGSTVSIKDTVEGFTAICDGELDHIAEQAFFNVGGLDDVERQWAKIQEQTK from the coding sequence ATGACTGCCACCGCTACCGAGCACGTAGCTGCAACGGCCGGCGCCACCGGCCGCATTGCCCGTGTCATTGGCCCGGTTGTCGACGTCGAATTCCCGGCTGACGCAATCCCGTCGATCTACCATGCGCTTACCACTGAGATCACTCTCAACGGTGAGACCAAGACCATCACGTTCGAGACCTCCCAGCACCTGGGTGACAACCTCGTCCGCGCCATCGCCCTGCAGGCCACCGACGGACTCGTCCGCGGCACGTCGGTGCAGGACACCGGTGCCCCGATCTCCGTGCCTGTCGGCGACGGTGTGAAGGGCCACATCTTCAACGTTCTCGGCAAGCCGCTGGACGTTGACGAGTCCGAGATCCACGCTGACGCTTACTGGCCGATCCACCGCAAGGCTCCGGCCTTCGCGTCCCTTGAGGGCTCTACGGAGATGCTCGAGACCGGTATCAAGGTCATCGACCTTCTCACCCCCTACATCAAGGGTGGAAAGATCGGCTTGTTCGGTGGCGCCGGTGTTGGCAAGACCGTTCTGATCCAGGAAATGATCACCCGTGTTGCCCGTAACTTCGGTGGTACTTCGGTATTCGCCGGTGTTGGCGAGCGTACCCGTGAAGGCAACGACCTCTGGGTTGAAATGGAAGAGGCCGGCGTCCTGAAGGACACCGCCCTAGTGTTCGGCCAGATGGATGAACCGCCGGGAACGCGTCTGCGCGTGGCACTGTCCGCCCTGACTATGGCGGAGTACTTCCGCGATGTGCAGAACCAGGACGTGCTGCTCTTCATCGACAACATCTTCCGCTTCACCCAGGCCGGTTCCGAGGTCTCCACGCTGCTCGGCCGCATGCCGTCCGCAGTTGGTTACCAGCCGAACCTCGCCGACGAGATGGGCCTCCTGCAGGAGCGCATCACCTCGACCAAGGGCCACTCGATCACGTCGATGCAGGCTATCTACGTGCCTGCTGATGACTACACCGACCCGGCTCCGGCAACGACCTTCGCACACCTCGACGCGACCACGGAACTTTCCCGTGAAATCGCCTCCCGTGGTCTGTACCCGGCCGTTGACCCGCTGACGTCGACGTCCCGCATCCTGGACCCGCAGTACATCGGCAAGGACCACTACAACACGGCTGTCCGCGTGAAGCAGATCCTGCAGAAGAACAAGGAACTCCAGGACATCATCGCCATCCTCGGCGTTGACGAACTGTCCGAAGAGGACAAGATCGTCGTGTCGCGTGCACGCCGCATCCAGCAGTTCCTGTCCCAGAACACCTACACCGCCAAGCAGTTCACCGGCGTCGAGGGCTCCACCGTGTCCATCAAGGACACCGTGGAAGGCTTCACGGCGATTTGCGACGGCGAGCTGGACCACATCGCAGAGCAGGCGTTCTTCAACGTCGGCGGCCTGGATGACGTCGAGCGCCAGTGGGCCAAGATCCAGGAACAGACCAAGTAG
- the nagA gene encoding N-acetylglucosamine-6-phosphate deacetylase, which yields MTVPDRPVSSSAPVRHLITGTIVSDGVVIEDGLVAVEDDRIAFAGPAAEFHEAAFEGFEETPRTDFPAERYIVPGFVDVHCHGGNGGDFPGADESSARKAIDFLHRSGTTTLLASMVTAPREDLLRGIELFVRLADEGLVAGIHLEGPFLSRARCGAQNPAYLLEPDLDLMTELVEAAAGKLATMTYAPELPGAAALVDLMTFHGVTPSLGHTDCDDATAAASLTAAREGLESAGFDGVSSLPTVTHLFNGMPPMHHRSPGPVAASLRTAQEGKAVVELIADGTHLDPSTVATVFQLVGAANVVLVTDSMAAAGLSDGNYMLGPSPVTVTDGVATLDATGSIAGGTATMLDVVRRTVAAGVGLADAVASATAVPAAVLGLSDELGGLRRGLRADLVVVDRELQLAGVLRNGDWLA from the coding sequence ATGACTGTCCCAGACCGGCCTGTATCTTCGTCTGCGCCTGTGCGCCACCTAATTACCGGAACCATCGTCAGCGACGGTGTGGTGATCGAAGACGGCCTGGTGGCGGTGGAGGACGACCGCATCGCCTTCGCCGGGCCGGCCGCCGAATTCCACGAAGCAGCCTTCGAAGGGTTCGAGGAAACTCCCCGGACCGATTTCCCTGCTGAGCGGTACATCGTTCCCGGGTTCGTGGATGTGCACTGCCATGGCGGCAACGGAGGCGACTTTCCCGGAGCCGATGAATCCTCGGCACGCAAAGCCATCGATTTCCTGCACCGCTCCGGGACCACCACGCTCCTCGCCAGCATGGTCACAGCGCCCCGGGAGGACCTGCTCCGCGGCATCGAGCTTTTCGTTCGCTTGGCCGATGAAGGACTCGTAGCGGGAATCCACCTGGAGGGGCCTTTCCTCTCCCGTGCCCGCTGCGGTGCGCAGAACCCCGCCTATCTGCTGGAGCCGGACCTGGACCTCATGACCGAGCTGGTTGAAGCCGCTGCCGGCAAGCTCGCCACCATGACCTACGCCCCCGAGCTTCCCGGCGCCGCGGCGCTCGTGGACCTGATGACGTTCCACGGAGTGACGCCGTCTCTCGGCCACACGGATTGCGACGACGCGACGGCGGCCGCCTCCCTGACTGCGGCGCGCGAGGGCTTGGAATCCGCTGGTTTCGACGGCGTCAGCTCCTTGCCGACTGTCACGCACTTGTTCAATGGCATGCCTCCCATGCACCACCGCTCCCCCGGCCCCGTCGCTGCCTCCCTGCGCACGGCCCAGGAGGGCAAGGCCGTGGTGGAACTGATAGCGGACGGCACCCACCTTGACCCGAGCACCGTCGCAACCGTTTTTCAGCTGGTAGGCGCCGCAAACGTTGTCCTCGTGACCGATTCAATGGCGGCGGCGGGACTCTCCGACGGAAACTACATGCTGGGCCCCTCTCCGGTAACCGTGACGGACGGCGTCGCTACCTTGGATGCCACCGGGTCCATCGCCGGTGGCACTGCCACCATGCTCGACGTCGTCAGGCGCACCGTTGCGGCCGGCGTCGGGCTCGCCGACGCGGTTGCCTCGGCGACTGCGGTTCCCGCCGCGGTCCTGGGGCTCTCCGATGAACTCGGCGGCCTTCGCCGGGGCCTGCGGGCCGATCTCGTCGTCGTGGACAGGGAGCTTCAACTCGCGGGTGTATTGCGCAATGGTGATTGGCTGGCTTAG
- the atpA gene encoding F0F1 ATP synthase subunit alpha codes for MAELTINADDVRNALNEFAASYEPGNAERVEVGRVTAASDGIARVEGLPSVMANELLRFEDGTLGLAQNLDVREIGVIILGDFTGIEEGQEVHRTGEILSVPVGDAFLGRVVDPLGMPIDDLGEIKAETTRALELQAPGVTQRKSVHEPMQTGLKAIDAMIPIGRGQRQLIIGDRQTGKTAIAVDTIINQKANWASGDVTKQVRCVYVGVGQKASTIAAVRQTLEDHGALEYTTIVASPASDPAGFKYLAPYAGSAIGQHWMYGGKHVLVIFDDLSKQAEAYRAVSLLLRRPPGREAYPGDVFYLHSRLLERCAKLSDELGAGSMTGLPIVETKANDVSAYIPTNVISITDGQIFLQSDLFNANQRPAVDVGVSVSRVGGAAQVKSMKKVSGTLKLDLAQYRDMQAFAMFASDLDAASRQQLTRGARLMELLKQGQYSPFPVEDQVVSIWAGTKGYLDDVPVEDVSRFESEFLEHLKHKSSILTTLAQTNVLDDDTAEALKSSIIDFKKGFFGEGDNRLVGAGHEEHEAISGGEVDQEKIVKQKR; via the coding sequence ATGGCCGAATTGACCATCAACGCCGACGACGTCCGTAATGCGTTGAACGAGTTCGCGGCGTCCTACGAACCCGGAAACGCAGAGCGCGTAGAGGTCGGCCGCGTGACCGCCGCAAGTGACGGCATCGCCCGTGTTGAGGGCCTTCCCTCGGTCATGGCGAACGAGCTGCTTCGCTTCGAAGACGGCACCCTGGGCTTGGCCCAGAACCTCGACGTCCGCGAAATCGGCGTCATCATCCTCGGTGACTTCACCGGTATCGAAGAGGGCCAGGAAGTCCACCGCACCGGTGAAATCCTGTCCGTCCCGGTAGGCGACGCCTTCCTGGGCCGCGTAGTTGACCCGCTGGGCATGCCGATCGATGACCTCGGCGAGATCAAGGCCGAGACCACCCGTGCACTGGAACTCCAGGCTCCGGGCGTGACCCAGCGTAAGTCGGTGCACGAGCCCATGCAGACCGGTCTCAAGGCTATCGACGCCATGATTCCGATCGGCCGTGGCCAGCGCCAGCTGATCATCGGTGACCGCCAGACCGGCAAGACCGCTATCGCCGTGGACACCATCATCAACCAGAAGGCCAACTGGGCTTCGGGCGATGTCACCAAGCAGGTGCGCTGCGTTTACGTCGGTGTCGGCCAGAAGGCTTCCACCATTGCCGCTGTCCGCCAGACCCTGGAAGACCACGGCGCGCTGGAGTACACCACCATCGTGGCTTCCCCGGCATCCGACCCCGCCGGCTTCAAGTACTTGGCTCCGTACGCCGGCTCGGCCATCGGCCAGCACTGGATGTACGGCGGCAAGCACGTACTGGTGATCTTCGATGACCTGTCGAAGCAGGCCGAAGCGTACCGTGCAGTGTCACTGCTGCTCCGCCGCCCGCCGGGACGCGAAGCGTACCCGGGTGACGTTTTCTACTTGCACTCCCGTCTGCTGGAGCGTTGTGCCAAGCTCTCCGACGAGCTGGGCGCAGGCTCGATGACCGGTCTTCCGATCGTCGAAACCAAGGCGAACGACGTCTCGGCCTACATCCCGACCAACGTCATCTCCATCACCGATGGCCAGATCTTCCTGCAGTCGGACCTCTTCAACGCCAACCAGCGCCCCGCTGTTGACGTCGGTGTGTCCGTGTCCCGTGTTGGTGGTGCGGCACAGGTGAAGTCCATGAAGAAGGTCTCCGGTACCTTGAAGCTGGACCTGGCACAGTACCGCGACATGCAGGCGTTCGCGATGTTCGCGTCCGACCTTGACGCTGCTTCACGCCAGCAGCTGACCCGTGGCGCCCGCCTGATGGAACTGCTCAAGCAGGGCCAGTACTCGCCGTTCCCGGTCGAGGACCAGGTTGTGTCCATCTGGGCCGGTACAAAGGGCTACCTGGACGATGTCCCGGTTGAAGATGTCAGCCGTTTCGAGTCCGAGTTCCTTGAGCACCTCAAGCACAAGTCCTCCATCCTGACCACGCTGGCGCAGACCAACGTTCTGGACGACGACACCGCTGAAGCGCTGAAGTCCTCGATCATCGACTTCAAGAAGGGCTTCTTCGGCGAAGGCGACAACCGCTTGGTTGGTGCCGGACACGAAGAGCACGAAGCGATCTCCGGCGGCGAAGTCGACCAGGAAAAGATCGTCAAGCAGAAGCGCTAG
- the nucS gene encoding endonuclease NucS produces MRLVIARCSVDYVGRLKAHLPLATRLLLVKSDGSVLVHSDGGSYKPLNWMSPPATLRVTTPEETEVEEGVMEQWTVQSAKTDDRLIINIYEQLHDTSHDLGTDPGLIKDGVEADLQRLLAEQIETLGAGYSLIRREYFTAIGPVDILARDGDGRTVAVELKRRGDIDGVEQLTRYLELLNRDPLLAPVRGIFAAQQIKPQAKVLANDRGIDCITLDYDAMRGVDDSESRLF; encoded by the coding sequence GTGCGACTCGTCATAGCCCGTTGTTCCGTAGATTACGTTGGCCGCCTCAAGGCCCACCTCCCGCTTGCCACCCGGCTTTTGCTCGTCAAATCCGATGGTTCCGTGCTGGTCCACTCCGACGGCGGCTCCTACAAGCCGCTGAACTGGATGAGCCCGCCCGCTACCCTGCGGGTGACGACGCCGGAGGAGACCGAGGTCGAAGAAGGCGTGATGGAGCAGTGGACCGTGCAGTCGGCCAAGACCGATGACCGGCTCATCATCAACATCTACGAGCAACTCCATGACACGTCCCACGACCTCGGAACGGACCCCGGGCTCATCAAGGACGGCGTCGAAGCCGATCTGCAGCGACTGCTCGCCGAGCAGATCGAAACCCTTGGTGCCGGCTATTCGCTCATCCGGCGCGAGTACTTCACTGCCATCGGTCCCGTGGACATCCTCGCCCGGGACGGCGACGGCAGGACAGTCGCCGTCGAACTCAAGCGGCGCGGCGACATCGACGGCGTCGAGCAGCTCACGCGCTACCTTGAGCTGCTCAACCGCGATCCGCTGCTGGCCCCGGTGCGGGGCATTTTCGCCGCCCAGCAGATCAAGCCGCAGGCGAAAGTCCTTGCCAACGACCGCGGAATCGACTGCATCACCCTGGACTATGACGCGATGCGCGGCGTAGACGACAGCGAGTCGCGCTTGTTCTAG
- a CDS encoding cold-shock protein encodes MALGTVKWFNAEKGFGFITPDDAEGDVFVHYSEIQTGGFRTLDENQRVQFEIGQGAKGPQATGVTAV; translated from the coding sequence ATGGCACTGGGCACCGTCAAGTGGTTCAACGCTGAAAAGGGCTTCGGCTTCATTACCCCGGACGACGCAGAAGGCGACGTCTTTGTCCACTACTCCGAGATCCAGACCGGCGGATTCCGCACCCTCGACGAGAACCAGCGTGTTCAGTTCGAGATCGGTCAGGGCGCAAAGGGCCCGCAGGCCACCGGCGTCACCGCCGTCTAG
- a CDS encoding F0F1 ATP synthase subunit epsilon, with protein sequence MAELEVEIVAADHFVWSGAAKMVKARTSDGEIGILPGHSPLLAILAAGELAIEPVTGDRLAVVVDGGFFSVDNNRVVIVADNAQLGDSATAGIR encoded by the coding sequence ATGGCTGAGCTCGAGGTTGAGATTGTCGCAGCGGACCACTTCGTGTGGTCCGGTGCGGCCAAGATGGTCAAGGCCCGCACCAGCGATGGTGAAATCGGGATCCTGCCGGGCCACTCGCCGCTCCTCGCCATTCTGGCCGCGGGCGAGTTGGCCATCGAGCCGGTTACCGGAGACCGCCTTGCAGTAGTTGTGGACGGCGGGTTCTTCTCCGTCGACAACAACCGCGTGGTGATCGTCGCTGACAACGCCCAGCTGGGCGATTCAGCTACTGCGGGGATCCGATAG
- a CDS encoding bifunctional lysylphosphatidylglycerol flippase/synthetase MprF, producing the protein MAATLARAVLGNVAAHIGAIPFTVIVLALYLLTPAIFDSDLGYGPDVLRHLSSVSGGGLKSGDWWSIWTSMFFAANPFDYVMTSLLFVVLLGSSERKLGWFRTAAGFFGGQFATVTAFLLVVQLAAYADDGWLGRMMDARTSGPLPATLFVAMAASGLLPTLWRRRLRATVVSLALLLVLYVGDPSAVMALTGAVLGLGTGLWLQLDHGIQPSHRATRRETRNLLSLMVAIFGVGPLVAGAVRSPAGPLALIREMVLNPVPTLNQLQANCGGTVDISCLQLGRQGYPGPAGVALAVVPALLLLICAVGMRQGRRLALKIAISVQLGVVALSFAYLVLFASIPHFPGRGRTVVMGSAVFHILTLALVPLILAVLLFVFRGNFVVGSRAPLRRKMAWLVGGTWLILASGYTGAWLGSGGLAHDGGILGLIAELARQYLPLPIPTAFGRVFAERSAAESILFAWSGIIFWLVAMAAVWTLLLKRQHGPGGEDPARLAARNLVKRGGESLSWMALWEPNKFWFTPGMDAGIAYQQHGNVALTLAGPFGDPAQATATTEGFLDYCAHHALVPCLYSCTEELWPMLQSTGFRRIAVAQETRLSIRDLEFTGKAWQNVRTARNRALKAGVEARWGRYSEFPQHIRSQLGEVSEEWAARKKMPEMGFTLGSLDELMDHEVLCCIAVDGKGFVYGVTSWLPVFRDGQVISWTLDFMRRRSDAFPGLMEFMIASAVHQLRQGVEVISLSGSPLAGETEEFSSGEAGLAGILDLVGRTLEPVYGFRSLARFKSKFQPEYRTLYMYYQDSLEIPAIGAALSRAYLPGLSVRQTARLLRTLVT; encoded by the coding sequence ATGGCGGCGACCCTTGCCCGGGCCGTCCTGGGCAACGTGGCTGCCCATATCGGCGCGATCCCCTTCACCGTGATTGTGCTCGCGCTGTACCTGCTCACTCCGGCGATCTTCGACTCCGATCTCGGGTACGGCCCTGACGTGTTGCGGCATCTTTCGAGCGTGAGCGGTGGAGGGTTGAAGTCGGGGGACTGGTGGTCCATCTGGACTTCGATGTTTTTTGCCGCCAACCCCTTCGACTATGTGATGACCTCGTTGTTGTTCGTCGTGCTGCTGGGCTCTTCAGAGCGCAAGCTGGGGTGGTTCCGCACAGCGGCGGGCTTCTTTGGCGGGCAGTTTGCCACGGTCACCGCCTTTTTGTTGGTGGTCCAGTTGGCAGCCTACGCCGACGACGGCTGGCTGGGACGGATGATGGATGCCAGGACCTCCGGGCCCCTCCCGGCAACCCTCTTCGTCGCGATGGCGGCCAGTGGCCTTCTCCCGACTTTGTGGCGTCGGCGCCTCAGGGCGACGGTTGTGTCCCTGGCGCTTCTCCTGGTCCTGTACGTTGGCGACCCCTCGGCTGTCATGGCCTTGACCGGTGCCGTGCTCGGACTGGGGACCGGTCTGTGGCTTCAGCTCGACCACGGCATTCAACCGAGCCACCGGGCGACCAGGCGTGAAACGCGAAACCTGCTGTCCCTCATGGTGGCGATTTTCGGCGTCGGGCCACTAGTGGCGGGCGCGGTGAGGAGCCCCGCGGGGCCGCTGGCGTTGATCCGCGAAATGGTCCTGAACCCTGTTCCGACGCTTAACCAATTGCAGGCAAACTGCGGTGGAACCGTGGACATCAGCTGCCTTCAACTTGGACGCCAGGGCTATCCCGGGCCCGCCGGCGTCGCCCTCGCGGTGGTACCCGCGTTGCTTCTCCTGATCTGTGCGGTGGGCATGCGCCAAGGAAGGCGCTTGGCCCTGAAAATCGCCATCAGCGTGCAACTTGGCGTGGTGGCGCTGTCCTTTGCCTACCTGGTGCTGTTTGCCAGCATTCCGCATTTTCCAGGACGGGGCCGTACCGTCGTCATGGGCTCCGCGGTGTTCCACATTCTGACCCTCGCCCTGGTTCCGCTGATCCTGGCGGTTCTCCTTTTCGTGTTCAGGGGCAACTTTGTGGTGGGCTCGAGGGCGCCGCTCCGCCGGAAGATGGCGTGGCTGGTTGGCGGTACGTGGCTCATATTGGCGAGTGGCTACACCGGGGCGTGGCTCGGCTCGGGCGGTTTGGCGCACGACGGCGGCATCCTGGGCCTCATTGCGGAACTCGCCCGACAGTATCTTCCCTTGCCCATACCCACGGCTTTCGGCCGCGTGTTCGCAGAGCGAAGCGCCGCCGAGTCGATATTGTTCGCGTGGTCGGGGATCATTTTCTGGCTTGTGGCCATGGCCGCGGTGTGGACCCTGCTTCTCAAACGGCAGCACGGCCCCGGCGGTGAGGATCCGGCCCGCTTGGCGGCCAGGAATCTGGTCAAGCGCGGCGGGGAGTCCCTGTCGTGGATGGCGCTCTGGGAGCCGAACAAGTTCTGGTTCACTCCCGGAATGGACGCCGGAATTGCCTACCAGCAGCACGGAAACGTCGCACTGACCTTGGCCGGTCCGTTCGGTGATCCCGCACAGGCCACTGCCACGACCGAGGGATTCCTGGACTACTGTGCCCACCATGCATTGGTGCCGTGCCTCTATTCCTGCACTGAGGAATTGTGGCCGATGCTGCAATCCACGGGATTTCGCCGAATTGCGGTGGCCCAGGAAACCCGGCTCTCCATCCGCGACCTTGAGTTCACGGGCAAAGCGTGGCAAAACGTCCGCACGGCCAGGAACCGTGCTCTGAAGGCCGGGGTCGAAGCCCGGTGGGGGCGCTATTCGGAGTTCCCGCAACACATACGTTCCCAGCTCGGCGAAGTGTCGGAAGAGTGGGCCGCCAGGAAAAAGATGCCTGAAATGGGCTTTACCTTGGGTTCCCTCGACGAGCTGATGGACCATGAAGTGCTTTGCTGCATAGCGGTCGACGGCAAAGGGTTTGTCTATGGTGTCACCAGTTGGCTTCCGGTGTTTCGTGACGGCCAAGTGATTAGCTGGACATTGGACTTCATGCGCCGGCGCAGCGACGCCTTCCCTGGGCTCATGGAATTCATGATTGCCTCGGCAGTCCACCAGTTGCGACAGGGAGTGGAAGTCATTTCTCTCTCGGGCTCGCCTTTGGCCGGGGAGACCGAGGAATTCTCCAGCGGGGAAGCCGGCTTGGCGGGCATTCTCGACCTCGTTGGCAGGACCTTGGAGCCTGTTTACGGATTCCGTTCTTTGGCCCGCTTCAAATCGAAGTTCCAGCCGGAGTACAGGACTTTGTATATGTACTACCAAGACAGCCTGGAGATTCCCGCGATCGGCGCTGCGCTAAGCCGGGCATATTTGCCGGGGCTGTCCGTCCGGCAAACTGCCAGGCTTCTCCGCACCCTCGTTACCTGA
- a CDS encoding DUF2550 domain-containing protein has product MDDSAIPFIALAAAFALLIFTLCLVGVRRFNLRRALGTVDASICTAGNSWRMGVCRYQDSELEWFRLLSLSFRPKHSFRRSSLELLGRRKPTEEELTRLQPDVVVVELLHEGQSFMLAMRFDAYAGLSSWLEAGPVVGVGTWR; this is encoded by the coding sequence ATGGACGATTCTGCTATTCCGTTCATCGCCTTGGCAGCGGCGTTTGCGTTGCTGATTTTTACACTGTGCCTCGTCGGGGTGCGCCGCTTCAATTTGCGGCGCGCCCTGGGCACAGTCGACGCCTCCATTTGCACGGCTGGAAACAGCTGGCGGATGGGGGTTTGTCGTTATCAGGACTCGGAGCTTGAGTGGTTCCGCCTGCTCTCCCTCAGCTTCCGTCCGAAACACAGCTTCCGCCGCAGCTCCTTGGAGCTCCTGGGTCGACGGAAGCCAACGGAGGAAGAACTGACGAGGCTTCAGCCCGACGTCGTGGTAGTGGAACTCCTGCATGAAGGCCAGTCGTTCATGCTGGCAATGAGATTTGATGCCTACGCCGGGTTGTCGTCCTGGTTGGAAGCCGGCCCTGTGGTGGGCGTCGGCACCTGGCGCTGA
- a CDS encoding F0F1 ATP synthase subunit gamma: MGAQIRVYRQKISSTTSMRKIFKAMELIATSRIGKARARLAASLPYANAITRAVSAVASQSEIDHPLVTEPEQIRRAAVLVITSDRGLAGSYSASVLKQAEGLNELLRAEGKEVKTYLLGRKAQAYFDFRSRPYSRVWTGGTDAPEFKTAREIGAALLEEFANDFAEGGVDEIHVVYTRFKSMVTQEPTVVRLLPLEVEEQTVSESELLPLYEFEPESEQVLDALLPRYIESRIFAAMLQAAASELAARQRAMKSAGDNATDLIKKYTRLRNTARQAEITQELSEIVAGADALSA; the protein is encoded by the coding sequence ATGGGAGCCCAGATCCGGGTCTACCGCCAGAAGATCAGCTCGACGACGTCGATGCGCAAGATCTTCAAGGCGATGGAACTGATCGCTACCTCGCGCATCGGTAAGGCCCGCGCCCGCTTGGCAGCTTCACTGCCCTACGCAAACGCGATCACCCGTGCCGTTTCTGCTGTCGCAAGCCAGAGCGAAATCGATCACCCGCTCGTCACCGAGCCGGAGCAGATCCGCCGTGCCGCCGTCCTGGTTATCACCTCGGACCGTGGCCTGGCTGGTTCTTACTCGGCGAGCGTGCTCAAGCAGGCCGAAGGACTCAACGAACTTCTCCGGGCAGAGGGCAAGGAAGTCAAGACCTACTTGCTTGGCCGTAAGGCCCAGGCATACTTCGACTTCCGCAGCCGTCCGTACTCCCGCGTATGGACCGGCGGAACGGACGCACCGGAATTCAAGACTGCAAGGGAAATCGGCGCCGCTCTTCTCGAAGAGTTCGCCAACGACTTCGCTGAGGGTGGCGTGGACGAAATCCACGTCGTTTACACCCGCTTCAAGTCGATGGTGACGCAGGAGCCCACAGTTGTTCGTCTGCTGCCGCTCGAAGTTGAAGAGCAGACAGTCAGTGAGTCCGAGCTTCTGCCGCTGTACGAGTTTGAACCTGAATCGGAACAGGTGCTTGACGCACTGTTGCCGCGTTACATCGAGTCCCGCATCTTCGCAGCAATGCTGCAGGCAGCAGCTTCCGAGCTCGCCGCCCGCCAGCGTGCCATGAAGTCGGCAGGCGACAACGCGACCGATCTGATCAAGAAGTACACGCGTCTGCGCAACACGGCCCGCCAGGCTGAGATCACGCAGGAGCTTTCCGAAATCGTGGCCGGCGCCGACGCCCTGAGCGCGTAG